In one window of Candidatus Omnitrophota bacterium DNA:
- a CDS encoding PilN domain-containing protein produces the protein MRRDEKTVVEINAACVKFFRGVWKNKAWAVRGGIRKIPGSGKSAQELLSEMVSEFGGRGRGAICLVPRQEVFLKQLPLPSQSREEMRRIVDLQIPSLVPYGREEVIFDVSLTGREPDGSSRALAVFVSRVTVDRYMQILHKCRLTPEHFVLSSQAIAERFFRDHPDFAGEPAVLIEADDAGVEVCFCENKQWVFSRSFSSAEQGPALLEDIAAAIKAHGQQCPGAGPERIFGSASVQRLPVDLRELAGAVSLPAETLPGPALSGGPHAISWGSPCPAQFSSAGVLGVMSAGTDQMMDFMPKDILARRAACRLRRTISLSAVLMVLAVGLLCFFMQAAVSRREAQVERLQEEARSLQTQVRREREKMNGYRAVDDRVQGRVLVVDAMKDLYDLMPENISLRSVAMSASGVWSVQGWAPVEEGVHGFQQTLAGSSAFRDVALEFATKKKMGTAEMIDFKLVFRLAASGAGGER, from the coding sequence ATGAGACGGGACGAAAAAACGGTTGTCGAGATCAACGCGGCGTGCGTCAAATTCTTCCGGGGGGTTTGGAAAAACAAGGCGTGGGCCGTGCGCGGCGGCATCCGGAAGATTCCGGGGTCCGGAAAGTCTGCGCAGGAATTGTTGTCGGAGATGGTTTCGGAATTCGGCGGCCGCGGCAGAGGCGCGATTTGCCTCGTCCCCCGGCAGGAAGTTTTTTTGAAACAGCTGCCGCTGCCGTCACAGTCCCGGGAAGAAATGCGCCGGATCGTGGATTTGCAGATCCCATCCCTGGTCCCTTATGGCAGAGAGGAAGTGATTTTTGACGTGAGCCTGACCGGACGTGAACCGGACGGCTCTTCCAGGGCGTTGGCGGTTTTTGTCTCCCGGGTGACGGTCGACCGTTATATGCAAATCCTTCACAAGTGCCGCCTGACACCGGAGCATTTTGTTTTGAGTTCGCAGGCGATCGCGGAGAGATTTTTCAGGGATCACCCGGATTTTGCCGGGGAGCCCGCGGTACTGATCGAAGCGGATGACGCCGGGGTTGAAGTGTGTTTTTGTGAAAACAAACAGTGGGTTTTTTCCCGCAGTTTTTCGTCGGCGGAACAAGGCCCGGCCTTGCTCGAAGATATTGCGGCTGCGATCAAGGCGCACGGCCAACAATGCCCCGGGGCCGGGCCGGAGAGGATTTTCGGATCGGCCTCAGTCCAGAGGTTGCCGGTGGATTTGCGGGAATTGGCGGGAGCCGTCTCCTTGCCGGCAGAGACTCTTCCGGGTCCGGCCCTTTCCGGCGGGCCCCATGCGATCTCCTGGGGCTCGCCGTGTCCGGCGCAATTTTCGTCAGCGGGAGTCCTGGGTGTCATGAGCGCCGGCACAGACCAGATGATGGATTTCATGCCGAAGGATATTCTTGCCCGACGGGCGGCCTGCCGGCTGAGGCGGACCATCTCGCTGTCGGCGGTGCTGATGGTTTTGGCGGTTGGTTTGTTGTGTTTTTTTATGCAGGCCGCCGTCAGCCGCAGAGAAGCGCAGGTGGAGCGTCTGCAGGAAGAGGCGCGGTCCCTGCAGACCCAGGTCCGGCGGGAAAGGGAAAAGATGAATGGTTACCGTGCCGTCGACGACAGGGTCCAGGGCCGTGTCCTGGTCGTGGATGCCATGAAAGACCTGTATGACTTGATGCCGGAGAACATTTCTTTGCGGTCGGTCGCGATGAGCGCTTCCGGCGTCTGGTCCGTCCAGGGCTGGGCCCCGGTTGAAGAGGGTGTTCATGGTTTTCAGCAGACGTTGGCCGGGTCGTCCGCGTTCCGTGACGTGGCCTTGGAATTCGCGACAAAAAAGAAGATGGGGACGGCGGAGATGATCGATTTCAAATTGGTTTTCCGGCTGGCCGCGTCCGGTGCAGGAGGGGAGCGATGA
- a CDS encoding N-acetylmuramoyl-L-alanine amidase, with protein sequence MKRLVRYGCLLLLAAAPFVGGCATAPRPGVQANLKEMCEANGISWQLDSVSQTVTMRKGSKEARALVGSHLVVLDGKTIPLSAPLKIQRSLIIVPPDFKAEIIDRLLAAAPVKTAARMRFQKIVLDAGHGGKDPGAIGRSGLREKDVTLGIVQNLAKKLRGKGFEVVLTRDRDVFLTLEQRTEIATRAQADLFISVHANASPSKNTQGVEVYACRELESKEKKEDQRRRNHQLLFSGLSMEQNSDTLKKILEDMMYSYKRVESYSLASFVASVVSDETRAHNRGRKMAGFFVLRNTLTPAILVEVGYVSHGKEENLLKTDGHREKIAQGLAQSIWEYVSR encoded by the coding sequence TTGAAGAGATTGGTCCGATATGGTTGTCTCCTGTTGCTGGCGGCCGCGCCGTTTGTGGGCGGATGCGCCACGGCGCCGCGCCCCGGCGTTCAGGCGAATTTGAAGGAGATGTGCGAGGCCAACGGCATTTCCTGGCAGTTGGACAGCGTGTCCCAGACCGTGACCATGCGCAAGGGGAGCAAAGAGGCCCGCGCCCTGGTCGGCAGTCACCTCGTTGTGCTGGACGGCAAAACTATCCCCTTGAGCGCGCCGCTGAAGATCCAGCGCAGTTTGATCATTGTCCCGCCGGATTTCAAGGCGGAGATCATTGACCGCTTGCTGGCGGCCGCCCCGGTGAAGACGGCGGCGCGGATGCGGTTTCAGAAGATCGTCCTGGACGCCGGGCACGGCGGCAAGGACCCGGGCGCGATCGGCCGGTCGGGCCTGCGGGAAAAAGACGTGACGCTCGGCATCGTCCAGAATCTCGCGAAAAAGCTCCGGGGCAAGGGGTTTGAGGTCGTGCTGACGCGGGACCGGGACGTTTTCCTCACGCTGGAACAGCGCACCGAGATCGCCACGCGGGCCCAAGCGGATTTGTTCATCAGCGTTCACGCCAACGCCAGCCCGTCCAAGAACACCCAGGGCGTGGAGGTCTACGCCTGCCGGGAGCTGGAGTCCAAAGAGAAGAAAGAAGACCAGCGCCGCCGCAACCACCAGTTGTTGTTCAGCGGATTGTCAATGGAGCAAAATTCTGATACTCTTAAGAAGATCCTGGAAGACATGATGTATTCGTACAAAAGGGTCGAGTCTTATTCGCTGGCGAGTTTTGTGGCCTCGGTCGTGTCCGATGAGACCAGGGCCCACAACCGCGGCCGGAAGATGGCGGGGTTTTTCGTTTTGAGGAACACCCTGACCCCGGCGATCCTCGTGGAAGTGGGATATGTCTCCCACGGCAAAGAAGAGAATTTGCTGAAGACCGACGGCCACCGGGAGAAGATCGCCCAAGGCTTGGCGCAGAGCATCTGGGAATACGTTTCCCGGTAA
- a CDS encoding type II secretion system protein, giving the protein MAERISHRPGGFTVIEVLLAMTIFLLITGGLASVFIGGMRVSRLAQEKGDRLRARILLIEKLSSDLETAFPSWAEEGGLVFEGQADALSFVTVSGSRLWKVRYFFEIPQEGQVHEVRIGEHRQEQTAVTADFRETELARRLVRDITPLREGDPGAKRDILCRGGLLEDFKFSFIGKRSGAAWQDAWSGPGLPAGVAVETESFRRVILIPRGLWPPEDSR; this is encoded by the coding sequence ATGGCAGAGCGCATATCCCATCGGCCCGGCGGGTTCACCGTCATCGAGGTTTTGCTGGCGATGACGATCTTTTTATTGATTACCGGCGGTTTGGCGTCTGTGTTTATCGGCGGGATGCGCGTCAGTCGCCTGGCACAGGAGAAAGGGGACCGGCTGCGGGCCAGGATCCTGTTAATAGAAAAATTGTCGTCGGATCTGGAAACTGCCTTCCCGTCTTGGGCGGAGGAAGGTGGCTTAGTCTTTGAAGGCCAGGCAGATGCCTTGTCATTCGTGACTGTGTCAGGAAGCCGCTTGTGGAAGGTGCGATATTTTTTTGAAATTCCTCAAGAGGGACAGGTACACGAGGTCCGGATCGGCGAACACCGGCAGGAGCAGACGGCCGTGACAGCTGATTTTCGCGAAACGGAGCTCGCCCGCCGGCTGGTCCGGGACATTACTCCGCTGCGCGAGGGAGACCCCGGCGCCAAGCGGGATATTTTATGCCGAGGCGGTCTTTTAGAGGATTTTAAATTTTCCTTTATCGGCAAAAGGTCCGGCGCCGCCTGGCAGGATGCCTGGTCAGGGCCCGGGTTGCCGGCGGGAGTGGCTGTGGAAACAGAGTCCTTCCGGAGGGTGATCCTTATCCCCCGGGGCCTTTGGCCTCCGGAGGACAGCCGTTGA
- a CDS encoding type II secretion system F family protein: MMATFFYTAKDGPQRTVDGTVAADTPAGAVRAVLKKGLTPLDVREKRDAEFSGLVLHRLSGKKVPDRDITFAIRMLADLLGAGVPLLESLETALRQVRHPLLRDLLGDIASNVRDGLMLSEAMARHPACFPLLNVNMIRCGEISGDLVSAADELAVWREKDQEAVSQMVTSLMYPGLIVATAGISFIVLFGFVVPELSVVFEDWGTELPLVTRFVTGAARTVSRFWWIGASLVVSAVTALPWLSRDPAGQLRMDRAALRVPFLGEFIRTAETGRLARGLAALIHGGVEIVAALQAVEGVVRNIAIRDGIREVRRDVSDGAGLAQALRKTGLLDPVAAGMIMVGEQSGRPGRGLVKLAEYSELRTQRTVKRLLSLIEPGMVLILGAVIGFVFVAMLLPIMTMDVQGM, from the coding sequence ATGATGGCGACATTTTTCTATACGGCGAAAGACGGGCCGCAGCGGACCGTGGATGGCACAGTCGCCGCGGACACGCCGGCGGGCGCTGTCCGGGCGGTCTTGAAAAAGGGGCTGACGCCTCTGGATGTCCGGGAAAAGAGGGACGCGGAATTCTCCGGACTCGTTCTTCATCGTCTGTCCGGGAAAAAAGTCCCGGACCGGGACATCACGTTTGCGATCCGGATGCTGGCGGATCTACTGGGCGCCGGCGTGCCGCTTTTGGAATCGCTGGAGACGGCCCTCCGCCAGGTCCGGCACCCCCTTCTCCGGGATCTTTTGGGTGACATCGCTTCGAATGTTAGGGACGGCTTGATGCTTTCCGAAGCCATGGCCCGGCATCCGGCTTGTTTTCCGCTGCTCAATGTCAACATGATCCGTTGCGGGGAGATCTCGGGGGATCTTGTCTCGGCCGCGGATGAGCTGGCGGTCTGGCGCGAAAAAGACCAGGAAGCGGTTTCGCAAATGGTGACAAGCCTGATGTATCCGGGGCTGATCGTTGCCACGGCCGGGATCAGTTTCATCGTTCTTTTCGGTTTTGTCGTTCCGGAGCTCTCAGTCGTCTTTGAAGATTGGGGAACCGAGCTCCCTCTGGTCACGCGTTTTGTGACAGGCGCGGCCCGCACGGTTTCCCGCTTTTGGTGGATCGGCGCGTCCCTGGTTGTGTCAGCCGTTACCGCGTTGCCGTGGTTGTCCAGGGATCCGGCGGGTCAATTGCGAATGGATCGGGCCGCCTTGCGGGTCCCGTTTTTGGGGGAGTTTATCAGGACCGCTGAAACCGGACGGCTGGCCCGCGGGCTGGCCGCGCTGATTCACGGCGGCGTGGAAATTGTGGCCGCTTTGCAGGCGGTGGAAGGCGTTGTTCGCAATATCGCGATCAGAGACGGAATCCGGGAGGTCCGGCGGGATGTTTCCGACGGGGCCGGGTTGGCGCAGGCCCTTCGTAAGACCGGGTTGCTGGATCCGGTCGCGGCCGGCATGATCATGGTCGGCGAACAGTCCGGCCGTCCCGGGCGGGGGCTGGTCAAGCTGGCGGAATACAGTGAATTGCGGACGCAACGGACGGTCAAACGGCTTCTTTCGCTGATCGAGCCGGGCATGGTCCTGATCCTGGGCGCGGTCATCGGTTTTGTTTTTGTTGCCATGCTCCTGCCGATCATGACGATGGATGTGCAGGGGATGTAG
- the murI gene encoding glutamate racemase, giving the protein MASGKKNLAIGVFDSGLGGLTVVKEIMKQLPNEDVVYFGDTARVPYGTKSRESIIRFSKQNISILLKHNVKMIVVACNSSTSHALPVLRRTFRLPIVGVIVPGARKAVRSTRNRIVGVIATPATIKSSAYEKEITKADPGIKVIAQACPLFVPLVEEGWFDQKVTHEIAQEYLNKLKSWGVDTLILGCTHYPLLKPVIGKVMGSQVALIDSAQEVAQEVARLLVETGLSRTARRTARYRFLVSDEPKHFQKAAKQFLGFDIEHVTRCPV; this is encoded by the coding sequence ATGGCATCCGGCAAGAAAAATCTGGCCATCGGCGTTTTCGATTCCGGCCTCGGCGGGCTCACCGTGGTCAAGGAGATCATGAAACAGCTGCCCAACGAGGACGTGGTGTATTTCGGCGACACCGCCCGCGTCCCTTACGGGACCAAGTCGCGCGAATCCATCATCCGGTTCTCCAAACAGAACATTTCGATTTTGCTCAAGCACAACGTCAAGATGATCGTCGTGGCCTGCAATTCCTCGACCAGCCACGCCCTGCCGGTCCTGCGCCGGACGTTCCGGCTCCCGATCGTGGGCGTCATCGTCCCCGGCGCCAGGAAAGCGGTCCGTTCCACCCGGAACCGCATCGTCGGCGTGATCGCGACCCCGGCCACGATCAAAAGCTCGGCGTATGAAAAAGAGATCACCAAGGCCGACCCCGGCATCAAGGTCATCGCCCAGGCCTGCCCGCTGTTCGTTCCGCTGGTGGAAGAGGGATGGTTTGACCAGAAGGTGACCCATGAGATCGCCCAGGAATACCTGAACAAATTGAAGTCGTGGGGCGTTGACACGCTGATTCTGGGATGCACGCATTATCCGCTGTTAAAGCCCGTGATCGGCAAGGTCATGGGTTCGCAGGTCGCCCTGATCGACTCGGCCCAGGAGGTCGCGCAGGAAGTGGCCCGGCTTTTGGTTGAGACCGGTTTGAGCCGGACGGCCCGGCGCACCGCCCGTTACCGGTTCCTGGTTTCGGACGAACCCAAGCATTTTCAGAAGGCGGCGAAGCAGTTTTTGGGGTTTGATATCGAGCACGTGACGCGGTGTCCGGTGTGA
- a CDS encoding DNA methyltransferase: MIRKTEKTSHKVIIGDARCMREVADSSVQLIVTSPPYWQLKDYGDANQIGYNHTYEDYINNLNLVWRESCRVLEDGCRLCINIGDQFARSVYYGRYKIIPIRTEIIKFCETIGFDYMGAIIWQKVTTCNTTGGATVMGSFPYPRNGILKIDYEFILIFKKQGTPRPVGQEIREKSRMTTEEWNQYFTGHWNFAGEKQDKHLAMFPEELPKRLIKMFAFVGDVVLDPFLGSGTTTLAAKKLERNSVGYEINDDFLPIIKAKIGCQEKMLFEECEFDVCGQEKLSIDFAAEIQKLPYIFKDPVKFDKKIDPKKLQFGSKIDQNSGGRGDFYTVKEIVSPEIVRLDNGLMVKLIGVRQDVAKQDEAIGYLRDKTRGQRVFLKYDQEKYDAEKRLFCYMYLQNKTFVNAHLIKSGLVDVDKNSDYKYKTKFLELKSGAHG; this comes from the coding sequence ATGATAAGAAAGACCGAAAAAACGTCGCATAAAGTTATCATAGGAGATGCCCGCTGCATGCGAGAGGTGGCCGATTCTTCCGTCCAGCTGATTGTTACTTCGCCCCCCTATTGGCAACTCAAGGATTATGGCGATGCAAACCAGATTGGATATAACCACACATATGAAGATTATATCAATAATTTAAATCTTGTGTGGCGGGAGAGTTGTCGTGTCTTAGAAGATGGCTGTAGGCTGTGCATTAATATCGGTGATCAATTCGCGAGGTCTGTTTATTATGGACGTTATAAAATAATTCCTATCAGGACTGAAATTATAAAATTTTGTGAAACCATCGGATTTGATTACATGGGCGCCATTATTTGGCAGAAGGTCACGACTTGCAACACAACAGGCGGAGCTACGGTTATGGGGTCCTTCCCTTATCCGCGCAATGGGATTCTTAAAATAGACTACGAATTCATTTTAATTTTTAAGAAACAGGGGACTCCGAGGCCCGTTGGACAAGAGATCCGCGAAAAATCAAGGATGACCACGGAGGAATGGAACCAGTATTTCACTGGGCACTGGAATTTTGCGGGGGAAAAGCAAGATAAGCATTTGGCCATGTTCCCGGAAGAGCTTCCCAAGAGGTTGATTAAAATGTTTGCCTTTGTCGGAGATGTTGTGTTGGATCCTTTCTTGGGCAGCGGGACGACCACCTTGGCTGCAAAAAAGTTAGAGCGGAATTCCGTCGGCTATGAAATTAATGATGATTTTCTCCCGATCATTAAAGCAAAAATCGGTTGTCAGGAAAAAATGCTCTTTGAGGAGTGTGAATTTGATGTCTGCGGGCAAGAGAAGCTTTCTATCGATTTTGCCGCCGAAATACAAAAGTTGCCGTATATATTTAAGGATCCCGTTAAATTTGACAAGAAAATTGACCCGAAGAAACTGCAGTTCGGTTCTAAGATCGACCAGAATAGCGGCGGTCGGGGGGATTTCTATACCGTTAAAGAGATTGTGAGCCCCGAGATCGTTAGGCTTGATAATGGCCTTATGGTGAAATTGATTGGCGTGAGGCAGGACGTCGCGAAGCAAGATGAAGCTATCGGATATTTAAGAGATAAAACTCGGGGGCAGCGAGTCTTTTTGAAATATGACCAGGAAAAGTATGATGCCGAGAAAAGGCTGTTTTGTTACATGTACCTTCAAAACAAAACATTCGTCAACGCGCATTTGATCAAAAGCGGGCTTGTGGATGTCGACAAAAATTCAGACTATAAATACAAAACAAAATTTCTTGAATTGAAAAGCGGGGCTCATGGCTAA
- the queD gene encoding 6-carboxytetrahydropterin synthase QueD translates to MFELSVTGHFCSAHALRGYDGPCKNLHGHTWKTEVTIQADRVNDIGLIMDFKEVKHKLNALLDRLDHVNLNDLPAFQSANPSTENLAKHIYQEFAQDCRPFKLLKVRVWESETASVTYYE, encoded by the coding sequence ATGTTTGAATTATCAGTCACGGGCCATTTTTGTTCGGCGCATGCCTTGCGCGGGTACGACGGGCCCTGCAAGAATCTGCACGGCCACACCTGGAAGACCGAGGTCACGATCCAGGCGGACCGGGTGAACGACATCGGGTTGATCATGGACTTCAAGGAGGTCAAGCACAAGCTCAACGCCCTGCTCGACCGGCTCGACCACGTGAATCTCAACGACCTGCCCGCGTTCCAGAGCGCAAACCCTTCGACGGAAAATCTCGCGAAGCACATTTACCAGGAATTCGCCCAAGACTGCCGGCCGTTCAAGCTGCTCAAGGTCCGGGTCTGGGAGTCCGAAACGGCGAGCGTGACGTATTATGAGTAA
- a CDS encoding secretin N-terminal domain-containing protein: MRAGLIMMVSGWLLAGAGIAADTAAPVPEQAQAAGQELPHNMLVDVLELRNMDIMDVLKLLSQKTGLNIVAGEDVKGKVSIYLKNVKLKEVLDIILDANDLAYNVDNGIVYVMPAVEFEQRYGFKFGGKVQTRILKIAYADTADIVAVLNQVKSPSGKIVADAKSSTVVLMDSPDKLDSMEALAKQIDLPSETRVFELSYAPVKDVAAKVQEVLTENLGSVRFDERTNKLIVKDTPSIVREIAHLISTFDVKQREVLIEAKIVQIVLNDEHKLGVDWEAIVSDYHNLDLKNDLDILGGGKKGSLSIGTIANDDYTALVEALETVGVTNILSSPHITALNNQEAKILVGSTEPYVTTTTTTPASGPATTAESVNFIDVGIKLYVTPTIHHDDYVTMKIKPEVSSVVKTLTTSNNNVIPVKETSEAETTVMVKDNVTIVIGGLIKEESLETRNKIPLLGDIPVLGMAFRNSSQQKRKTEIVILLTPTIITGDAPAKDILKEAALIP; this comes from the coding sequence GTGCGCGCCGGTTTGATCATGATGGTGTCGGGATGGCTTTTGGCCGGGGCGGGGATTGCCGCAGACACGGCGGCGCCGGTCCCTGAGCAGGCGCAGGCGGCCGGGCAGGAACTGCCCCATAACATGCTGGTGGACGTCCTGGAACTGCGCAACATGGACATCATGGACGTGCTCAAGCTGTTGTCGCAGAAGACCGGGCTGAACATCGTGGCCGGCGAGGACGTGAAGGGCAAGGTCTCGATCTACCTGAAGAACGTCAAGCTCAAGGAGGTCCTGGACATCATCCTCGACGCCAACGACCTGGCCTACAACGTGGACAACGGGATCGTTTACGTGATGCCGGCCGTGGAATTCGAACAGCGTTACGGCTTCAAGTTCGGAGGCAAGGTCCAGACCCGCATCCTCAAGATCGCTTACGCGGACACGGCGGACATCGTGGCCGTGCTGAACCAGGTGAAAAGCCCGTCGGGAAAGATCGTGGCGGACGCCAAGTCCAGCACGGTGGTCCTGATGGATTCCCCGGACAAGCTGGACTCGATGGAGGCGCTGGCCAAGCAGATCGACCTGCCCAGCGAGACACGCGTTTTTGAGTTGAGCTACGCGCCGGTCAAGGACGTGGCGGCCAAGGTGCAGGAGGTCCTCACCGAAAATCTCGGCAGTGTGCGGTTCGATGAGCGGACCAACAAGCTCATCGTCAAGGACACGCCGTCCATCGTCCGCGAGATCGCGCACCTGATCTCGACCTTCGATGTGAAACAGAGAGAGGTCCTGATCGAGGCCAAGATCGTGCAGATCGTGCTCAACGACGAGCACAAACTGGGTGTGGACTGGGAAGCGATCGTCTCGGATTACCACAACCTGGATCTGAAGAACGACCTGGACATCCTGGGCGGCGGCAAGAAGGGATCGCTGAGCATCGGCACCATCGCCAACGACGATTACACGGCGCTGGTGGAGGCGCTGGAAACGGTGGGCGTGACCAACATCCTGTCGAGCCCGCACATCACCGCGCTCAACAACCAGGAGGCGAAAATTTTAGTCGGGTCCACGGAGCCGTATGTCACGACCACCACGACAACACCCGCGTCCGGCCCGGCGACCACGGCCGAGAGCGTGAATTTTATCGACGTGGGCATCAAGCTGTACGTGACCCCGACCATTCATCATGACGATTACGTCACCATGAAGATCAAGCCCGAGGTCAGCTCGGTGGTGAAGACCCTGACCACGAGCAACAACAACGTGATCCCGGTCAAGGAGACCTCCGAGGCGGAAACCACGGTCATGGTCAAGGACAACGTGACGATCGTGATCGGAGGCCTGATCAAGGAGGAAAGCCTGGAGACGCGGAACAAGATCCCGCTGCTGGGCGACATCCCGGTCCTGGGCATGGCGTTCCGCAACAGTTCCCAGCAGAAGCGCAAGACCGAGATCGTGATCCTTTTGACGCCGACCATCATCACCGGCGACGCCCCGGCCAAGGACATCCTCAAGGAAGCGGCGCTCATTCCCTAG
- a CDS encoding type II secretion system protein GspK — MVIVVLWMMVILSLAAAGLARSLRAERMLVKTHLGKMRSRQAVLSGVMYARSLIRQDSADLSSQGFDTRYQCGFSLPDGEAPEHVFGRQGADRSFFEMGAAGRAGFSDEDGKINLNALTPANSGILAELITLGGGEEGMAARLSFAVVDRKDEDEVSAGSPESREEPAGKNRPFDAVEELMMVEGMTPEIFDRLKNFVTVFPRQGRLRINFDTAEEPVLAALARFFAGPANNASQDDADGLVRKIVEFRRGADGNWGTGDDPRVDGRETPLNARESALWTAMARLRTPVSRHLVVRIKGVDEDTGIFTSAQAVIERHTLAVVDWRRDEGEP, encoded by the coding sequence ATGGTGATCGTGGTTTTGTGGATGATGGTGATTTTGTCGCTGGCCGCTGCCGGACTGGCGCGCAGTCTCCGTGCCGAACGGATGCTGGTGAAAACGCATTTGGGGAAAATGCGCTCCCGGCAGGCGGTTTTGTCGGGCGTTATGTATGCGCGATCTTTGATTCGTCAGGATTCCGCGGACCTGTCGTCACAAGGGTTCGATACCCGTTATCAGTGCGGATTTTCTTTGCCGGACGGGGAGGCCCCGGAACATGTGTTCGGCCGGCAAGGCGCGGACCGGTCTTTTTTTGAAATGGGCGCCGCCGGCCGCGCGGGTTTCAGTGATGAAGACGGAAAGATCAACCTCAATGCCTTGACGCCGGCCAACAGCGGAATTTTGGCCGAACTGATAACGCTGGGGGGCGGAGAGGAAGGCATGGCCGCGCGTCTATCCTTTGCGGTTGTGGATCGGAAAGATGAAGACGAGGTGTCCGCCGGGTCGCCGGAGAGCAGAGAAGAGCCGGCCGGCAAAAACCGGCCGTTTGATGCCGTTGAAGAATTGATGATGGTTGAGGGGATGACGCCGGAGATATTTGATCGCCTTAAGAATTTTGTCACGGTCTTTCCCCGTCAGGGCCGGTTGCGGATCAATTTTGATACGGCCGAGGAGCCGGTCCTGGCGGCGCTGGCCCGGTTTTTCGCCGGTCCGGCCAACAACGCGTCGCAGGATGATGCCGACGGACTTGTCCGGAAGATCGTGGAATTCCGGCGGGGCGCTGACGGGAACTGGGGCACAGGCGATGATCCGCGGGTGGACGGCCGGGAGACGCCGCTCAATGCCCGGGAATCGGCCCTTTGGACAGCGATGGCGCGTTTGCGCACGCCTGTTTCGCGGCACCTTGTGGTCCGGATCAAAGGTGTCGATGAAGACACGGGGATTTTCACGTCGGCGCAGGCGGTCATTGAGCGTCACACCTTGGCGGTTGTGGACTGGCGGCGGGATGAGGGGGAGCCATGA
- the gspG gene encoding type II secretion system major pseudopilin GspG — MILGKTAKAFTLVEMLLVLMIIGILAAFAVPHMAGQGEKARRAAARADIDSYLATALDMYELDNGRYPTSEQGLRALIEAPAAAPVPRDWNGPYLKKKRIPKDPWGNDYVYASPGARNAGDYDLSSSGRDGVESTDDVANWETEREGL; from the coding sequence ATGATATTGGGAAAAACGGCAAAGGCGTTTACGCTGGTCGAGATGCTGCTTGTGCTGATGATCATCGGCATCCTGGCGGCGTTCGCGGTGCCGCACATGGCGGGCCAGGGGGAAAAGGCGCGGCGCGCGGCGGCGCGGGCCGACATTGATTCTTATCTTGCCACGGCCTTGGACATGTATGAACTGGATAACGGACGATATCCGACGAGTGAACAGGGGCTCCGGGCGCTGATCGAAGCGCCGGCCGCGGCGCCGGTCCCCCGGGACTGGAACGGCCCCTATTTAAAAAAGAAACGGATCCCGAAAGACCCCTGGGGCAACGATTATGTGTATGCCTCGCCGGGCGCGCGGAATGCGGGGGATTATGACCTGTCCTCCAGCGGGCGCGACGGGGTGGAGAGCACGGATGATGTGGCGAATTGGGAAACGGAACGCGAAGGACTGTGA